In a genomic window of Schistocerca gregaria isolate iqSchGreg1 chromosome 5, iqSchGreg1.2, whole genome shotgun sequence:
- the LOC126273209 gene encoding uncharacterized protein LOC126273209: MGHQTFLDRAAASRAARADNATPSVPTFLIRAVTSGAAQAASVAACVPAYLNRPPTSGAEWAASAAASVPALLDTTAISVAARTAGVAASVPTFLDRPARSGAAGAAGVAASVSAFLDRAPTFGAAQAGSVTTSDPAFLVRALTSRATMPIVWPPLFQPPSTEQRLLEPHEPVVWAPLFQPFPTQQRPFLDKAAMSKAHREAGEYASVPAFLDRAATSQAGQAVSVAISVPAFPDRAATYGAARADSMTASVSAFLDRAPTSGVARDANVTAYVPSSLDRAVTSEAARAGRVAPSVRAFLDRAATSRAAWATRVATSVPAFLDRAVT; the protein is encoded by the exons ATGGGCCACCAGA ccttcctcgacagagcagcggCGTCTCGAGCAGCACGGGCCGACAATGCAACTCCATCTGTCCCAACCTTCCTCATCAGAGCAGTgacgtctggagcagcacaggCCGCCAGTGTGGCTGCCTGTGTTCCTGCCTACCTCAACAGACCACCAACGTCTGGAGCAGAATGGGCCGCCAGTGCTGCCGCCTCTGTACCAGCCTTACTCGACACAACAGCGATATCTGTAGCAGCACGGACCGCTGGTGTGGCTGCATCTGTTCCAACCTTCCTCGACAGACCAGCGAGGTCTGGAGCAGCAGGAGCCGCGGGTGTGGCCGCCTCTGTTtcagccttcctcgacagagcaccgacgtttggagcagcacagGCCGGTAGTGTGACTACATCTGATCCAGCCTTCCTCGTCAGAGCACTGACGTCTAGAGCAACAATGCCGATAGTGTGGCCGCCTCTGTTCCAGCCTCCCTCGACAGAGCAGCGATTACTTGAGCCGCACGAGCCAGTAGTGTGGGCGCCTCTTTTCCAGCCATTCCCGACACAGcagcgac CCTTCCTCGATAAAGCAGCCATGTCTAAAGCACACCGGGAAGCCGGTGAATACGCatctgttccagccttcctcgacagagcagcgacgtctcAGGCAGGACAGGCTGTCAGTGTGGCAATCTCTGTTCCAGCCTTCCCCGACAGAGCAGCGACGTATGGAGCAGCACGAGCAGACAGTATGACCGCCTCTGTTtcagccttcctcgacagagcacCGACGTCTGGAGTAGCACGGGATGCCAATGTGACAGCCTATGTCCCATCTTCACTCGACAGAGCAGTGACGTCTGAAGCAGCACGAGCCGGCCGTGTGGCCCCCTCTGTTCgagccttcctcgacagagcagcgacgtcaCGAGCAGCATGGGCCACCAGAGTGGCCACCTCTGTTCCtgccttcctcgacagagcagtGACGTAA
- the LOC126273208 gene encoding uncharacterized protein LOC126273208 produces the protein MAARAAPDVASLSRMAGTVAATLAALSPPGVAALSRRAETEASTPGARSAPEIAALSRKAGTQGDTLAVPAPPVVAVLSRKAGTETTKMAARAATDVAALSRKAGNDAATLAACSAADVGGLSRKAGTEVATLVAHAVPDVAALSR, from the coding sequence ATGGCGGCtcgtgctgctccagacgtcgcttCTCTGTCAAGGATGGCTGGAACAGTGGCGGCCACACTGGCGGCCCTTAGTCCTCCAGGCGTAGCTGCTCTGTCGAGGAGGGCTGAAACAGAGGCGTCCACACCGGGGGCCCGGTCTGCTCCAGAGatcgctgctctgtcgaggaaggctggaacacAGGGGGACACACTAGCGGTCCCTGCTCCTCCAGTCGTCGCTGttctgtcgaggaaggctggaacagagaCGACGAAAATGGCGGCCCGTGCTGCTacagacgtcgctgctctgtcgaggaaggctggaaaCGATGCGGCCACACTGGCGGCCTGTTCTGCTGCAGACGTCGGTGGTCTGTCGAGGAAGGCAGGAACAGAGGTGGCCACTCTGGTGGCCCATGCTGTTCCtgacgtcgctgctctgtcgaggtAG
- the LOC126273207 gene encoding uncharacterized protein LOC126273207, translated as MGHQTFLDRAAASRAARADNATPSVPNFLIRAVTYGAAQAASVAAYVPAFLDRPATSGAAQAASVAACVPAYLNRAPTSGAEWAASAAASVPALLDTTAISVAARTAGVAASVPTFLDRPARSGAAGAAAVAASVSAFLDRAATFGAAQAGSVTTSDPAFPVRALTSRATMPIVWPPLFQPPSTEQRLLEPHEPVVWAPLFQPFPTQQ; from the exons ATGGGCCACCAGA ccttcctcgacagagcagcggCGTCTCGAGCAGCACGGGCCGACAATGCAACTCCATCTGTCCCAAACTTCCTCATCAGAGCAGTGACGTATGGAGCAGCACAGGCCGCCAGTGTGGCCGCCTATGTGCCTGCTTTCCTCGACAGACcagcgacgtctggagcagcacaggCCGCCAGTGTGGCCGCCTGTGTTCCTGCCTACCTCAACAGAGCACCAACGTCTGGAGCAGAATGGGCCGCCAGTGCTGCCGCCTCTGTACCAGCCTTACTCGACACAACAGCGATATCTGTAGCAGCACGGACCGCTGGTGTGGCCGCATCTGTTCCAACCTTCCTCGACAGACCAGCGAGGTCTGGAGCAGCAGGAGCCGCGGCTGTGGCCGCCTCTGTTtcagccttcctcgacagagcagcgacgtttggagcagcacagGCCGGTAGTGTGACTACATCTGATCCAGCCTTTCCCGTCAGAGCACTGACGTCTAGAGCAACAATGCCGATAGTGTGGCCGCCTCTGTTCCAGCCTCCCTCGACAGAGCAGCGATTACTTGAGCCGCACGAGCCAGTAGTGTGGGCGCCTCTTTTCCAGCCATTCCCGACACAGCAgtga